aactagccatgtccgtccgtctgtccgttgaaagcAATGAcattttggaatgaaatttcgcacgacgtgtattgttatgatatccaataactgtgccaagtatggtataaatcggtccataacctgatatagctgtcatataaaccgatctgcgatcttgacttcttgaacctctagagggcgcaattcttatccgattggaatgaaatcttgcacgacatgttttgttatgatatccaacaactgttccaagtatggttttaatcggttcataacctgacatagctgccatataaacagatcttgggtcttgacttgttgagcctctaaagggcgctgttcttgtccgatttgactgaaattttgcacgtagtgtttttaacaattgcgccaagtattgttcaactcgttctatgttttgatatagctgccatatataccgatcttgggtcttgacttcttgagcctttagaggaggcaattctcgtccgatttgactgaaattttgcgtgaagagttttgttatgacttccaagaactgtgctaagtacggcgcaaatcggtatataacctgatatagctgccatataaatcgatctaggatcttgacttcttgagcctccaaagggcgcaattctcatccgatttggcagaaattttgtacaacggcttctctcatgacctttaacaaacatgtctaatatggtctgaatcgatcaatagctagaCACAGATCCAATATAAACCTGTTTCTGGATTTTGCTTCTTgcgccctacaaggcgcaattcgaacacgaatgaaatgaaatattacacaatgacttctacaatgttcagcattcatttatggtccgaatcggactataacttgatatagccccaatagcataacagttcttattcaatattctttgtttgcctaaaaagagataccgcacatagaactcgacaaatgatggtggagggtatataagatttggccgcACTTAGCATGCCCTGACTTGTTTGCAAATATAGAAGAGCAGAccgtccatttttatacccgggggtatactcatttcgtcattctgtttttaactcctcgaagtattcgtctaaggccccataaagtatatatattcttggtcgactcaacgttctgagtcgacctagccatggccgcccgtctgtcagtccgtttgtctcctaactatcgaaggagtaaagctaggcgcatgaaatttcgcacaaatacttcttattgttgtaggtcacttggaattgtaaatgggccatatcggtccatgttttgatatagctgccatataaaccgattttggatcttgagccactagtgggcacattgaaatgaaattttgcacgtgtttcgttatgatatcaaacaactgtgccaagtaaggtacaaatcggttcataacctgatatagccgccatttaaaccggtctggggtcttgacttcttgagcctcttgagagcgcaattcttatccgattttaatgaaatttttcacgaagtattttgtaatgatatcaaacaactgtgccaagtatggttcaaatgggttcataacctgatatagctggcttataaaccgatacataacctgtcccggccgaacttagcacgttcttacttgttttgtttgtttttctttcgagacgaggtcaatgatcggaaattttctttgcaaatggaaaaggaaagccagagatcgcaactcactccaaccactatgggacgcgttttgtctttggttagaagacttttcaatcatattaagtgcgatggcttcaagggccgtacgttgataTGTTTCGTATCTTTCGcgaaacgcctctatgatacaaataccccattaaccacgctcggcaaccctgtctattagctgttattttcccaatgcatgtgttcgtGTAacgacagattttttgtctgcaacaattacactacttccgtggtaGCACATGATTTAGTGCATCtgctggaagttgtattgatgtcttcgaacggcaacggctcttgctgttGCTTCGTGTGTTctggttcgaatcccggccgggctctaccgattttttttttttcatttaaatttttttgtctgttaCGACAAAGattagtaaattttttaatttttttgtttttgcaattttgaccgagacctgtttagttttttgcaatttgcgaacatatttgtggtttgattttcatttttatgcatgatttggatttgtgacaaaattcaCAACGAAAAAATACTaacatttgccaatggctctcttgcaggtgtcaTGTGTAATAGTtgcctttcttaccctttccacAATTCTGAATTTGTAATTcattttcctgtccagcaacaCCCCCTGGTAGTTtgtgctttcagtaaatggaacattctcttgtCCTAAAGAGACAGGTGCCGCTgtgtctcctgctgaaaagaacaacttccgTTTAAGGACAGATTTACGGCTAGACTACTTTCGTTGGAATACTTCGCTGGCATACGTAgagtttcctgaagtatatctctaaaagCGCCGGATGACTTCCGCAAAGCGCAACAGCCACGCCTTCTGCCTACGCGAACACTTTTACACCTTCTTCTAGGGAcaagaatatattgttaatggctatatcagaggccaccgtggcacagTGGTTAAAATATCCACCTATTACCCCAAACGCCTgggtgaacatcagaaaatgtttcagcggtggttatcaccttactaatgttggctacatttgtgaggtatcctgacatgttaaaacttctctactaagtggagtcgctatgcggcacgccgttcgatcTCGGCAtaagaaaggaggccccttatcaatgagcttaaactttgataagtgagaagtttgcccctgttccttagtggaatgttcatgggcaaaatttgcaattttactttctattttgtaaattttattttaggaaAGCTCTTTCATATTTCCCTGATTACAATTATGGCCTTCGATTTATTCATCTTAacttaaatgtaaattttggcTATAAATGTGTAgacattttcgaatttttacGATTTCTGCTCCAGCATGGAAAGTAATACCATTTTTGATCGAGTCCAAAGACTTCACCATCGCTTAGGGTTTCTGGGAGTTTGCTataaaaaatgcacaaaatttaTAAAACCCCATTATAGAGAAATGCTATTCCCAAAAATTCTTACGTATTCAAAGTTTCAGGAAGACACAAACACAAAGCTGCTCCCATGAACATAATAGAACTGATGAAAATAGCCGGCAATGGTCTATAGAACGTGGCCAAATAGATGACATAAGAGTTGAGGAAACTGCAAGCATAGCCCACAACATGAATATTGGCTACACCTCGTCCACGCACACTGGTCGGTATGATTTCAGCACAATATTGAACTTCAGCATCATGGGCTACTACCGCTCCGTAACGTCCCAGGCCAACCATGATGCCCAAGAGCACAAAATTCGATTTGGCATCCATGAAGGCTATTAGAAAACCTGTTATGGCAGTGATAATACCGCCCACCAGTAACGACAAGCTTGCCATTCCTTTGCGGCCAATTATATTCTGGAAGGCAATAATAGTAAGACCACCAGGAATAGAAGAAATGGCAGTGTATGAGAACAGCTTAAAAGGTGAGGAGCCCAAGCCTTCCATGTTGCGTGAAATAATATCAAAAGCCATGGTTACAATGCCACTGAAAAGGtgttgaaatgaatttttactaacaatttaatttttttaatatatttaaacaCACCTTTTCACCAACAGTATTATGGTAAATTTCCTTAGTCTTGGTGTCCTAAACATTCTCCAAAAGGTATCATTGCTGCTTTTAAGTTTTTCATCTTCGACTTCTATCTTTTGTTTGTAGAATTTTACAAATTCCTCAAACACCTTTTCTTCGACTTGGCGTCCATTGAATTTGGCCACATGTTTTAGGCACTTTACGGCACGCTCATATTTTCTACGAGTCAGCAACCAATTGGCACTCTCACAAGCCAGCAGGGGGTAGGTCAGAACCAGAAGGGCTGGCACTGAGGCCACCAAAAGATATTTGCGCCACGTCTGAACCCATAGTGCAAACCAAGGCGAGAGCATAAGACCAGTGCAGTAGCAAAATGCGGGTACTATGTTAAGGCCAAAGGTGCGTTTCTTAGGACTCAAATATTCAAAGACTAGAATTAAATATAAATCATGATACCAAAGTCTTTaggggttttttgttttatttctaatGTCTTACCTAAGATGAACATCAACATGTAAAAAGTGTCCGTTGATAGGCCCGATATGAAACGACTGATGGCATAAAATGTTACATTTCCCACAAATGAGGTAAGAAAATCTCCCAAAGCACCCGTCATGGTGGTCATCAGAAGCGCAGGCAAACGTCCAATTCGATCGGCCAAGCATCCAAAACCGATGGTGCCCACCACAGCTCCTACATAATAGAAAGATTGACCCACAGCATTTCGAAAGGCATCGTCACAAAcccaatttaactgaaaaagaagaaaaatacaaTTCAGGTGTTAGATTTTTCAAGTGTATATGGCATATagattttttcagtgtattggCATATGTCAACAaattaaagcatacttttaggctccTTTAAAAATTACTGCATTATGTAAATAAAATGGTGTAGCTTTAGGTGAAAGGGAAATGATTAAGGCATAGGTTtggtttttgtacccaccaccataggataggaggtatactcatttagtcattccaaatatcaatttccgactctacaaggtatatatatttcagatcgtcgcaaaattctaagacgattaacgatgtccgtgtgtctgggttgaaatcacgctacagtctttaaaaatggagatggttaggttaggtttaagtggcagtctgccatcagactccctTAAacattttcgttcattgtgataccacacgaacagaagaaggaagatgccttttagttcctaccgttgattcatccagatcgcttttaaaagccaaaaaacttgcgaatattcacatccgctaaatcagataggttatcaaagaaatgagagcctaaagtggaactccttctaacagctagtgcgggacacacacatacagggtgttctatagtttcttccTCTTCGATATCCTAAAaccttctgcaaaagtcgttgctggcaatcttcagtatgtcagcatgtttcccgattagacagtcccttgtcataacggacacaaggactgagacgtctgttctagccaatgacagcaaagctgtagaactcttcaagtctagataaggccacatggttttggaatgctcacagcctcctctttgtgaccatttatcattcgttgtcctaaCTACATGTCGATAGAGACATatctacagattccagtatccatgGAATGGGTAAGGTAGTAgttaggtaggtaggtagtttctagtctcgcaagctcatcagccttacaatttcctgggatatctctgtggcccagcaaactgttcagtcatctcgttgagagatctgcgacagtcgagggcgatttttgtgttcagaaggtgttctgtagcctcttcttcttcgatgtcctcacagcttctgcaacagTCGTTACTGGCAGCCTGCAGTgtgtcagtatgttttccgattagacagtgacctgccatgcaAAACGGACCTGCcagcaaaacggtagacctcttcaattctagattaggccatatagttttggaatgctcccagctccctctttgtgaccatctatcattcgttgtccttcgggcctggtcctgaaaacttagcttacatgtcgctagaggcctAACCACAGATTCCTGTATCCCTGGTATGAGTGgggacccaacttttgccaatggctctcttgcaggtgtataggacaagagttgcctttcttgccctttccaaaatgttggatttgaagttcaattttctggcCAGCAAAAcgctcaggtattttgcgctctttctgtaaatggcacattctctccacccaacaACAAGACAAGTTCCactataggcaacttgtatctcctgctgaaaagaactactaatgtcttgcacggatttacacttAGACCACTTCGGTGGCATTCGGaatcacattatctgagaagtttgctcgaaatcggttgaatttgaattttgggtaatttggcaataatgttgtcatttgtgaaccgtatttattacagtttgaacaaatctgcggattgtttaaaacccatctgaaaacatccggcgggatccatcaaaattggttcagaattagacatagctcccactttgtacccatagggtaggtgtagggtattataaagtcggcaccgcccgacttttgcctttgctTACTGGTTGAACTTACCTCAGTCGTTATACTCTCATAGCCATCTTGTCTCCTATAAAACCATTCACGACATTCACCACCATCTTTGGCAGGGACCGCTATACCACTCTCCTCATCAAACTTCTCCAGCAATGTACAATGCGGCTTTGTGAATTGTCTGTAGATTTTATCGATATCCTCAAATGATTTATTCGCCAATTGCGGATGATAACACCAATGCTCAGGGGTAAAACTTATCAAAGTTTGGGAGAAGTAATGCATTGACGACAAAATGTTGGTGCAGCCATAGAGCATCAGCAAAACCCATTGGTAGCGTCCAAAATTACCACATTTCTCTAGAACTTGGTTAAAATCcatgtttaaatttttgttgcttCGAAATGTGCTCACATAAATTGCTTCGTTGGATTAGGTatgttttattagttttttttttttttttttttttatgaacaaaGTTTTTAAATTGCTGTTGCCTCTCCAACCGAAGACAAAAGATATCACCACCTGCTTCTGTttgtcatttttattttatacaaatcggataatcttTATGATAGCGCGCTGTTAATTGCTTTAAAGCAGTTGCCAtcttaatcttttttttttttaataattttcttgTATTGTTGCCGTGCCACCTGAGGGGATTTTGCAATAGACCGAATTGTCCCGTGTTTTAAAGATAAATTTTACGCACAATGTTTCTGAATTGTATTGAGCATAAATCCATTACGACAAAAACGCTTTCTACTAACCGTTGAACTAGAACTGCAGTAGAGTCAGAAGAGAGTGAGGTAGTTGTATCAAGCCTTGTTCACTTTAGTTGGAGAGTTAACTTTTCTTAGGTTGGgggagaaaacaaaattttttcgctgTTTGGGATCACAAATTTTAATCAGAGAGAGGTATGTtgaaataaccaaaaaaaaaaaaaaaaaattcaaacagtTTTCACGTTGGGATTTGAAGAAGAAAATATAAGCCCATCACTCAACTGAGTGCTCACTCTATTCCGACTATACAGTAATTGAATCCACATTCAATTTTAAGCGAAAGTCAATAATTATTTTGCTAGAAACATTTtgcttaaaacaaacaaaaactttaattacacagaaaaaaaattggtccAACATTAAAGGGTTTTCATTATTTGTAGAACTTTTGCAATGAGAACGacccaaagaaccaaaactttaaactaAAGATGcttctttaatttaatttcccatttaggttgggttaggttaggttagcttgaaaAGAAGGCGCGAAAGTTAATCTGCCTGATCCAATACGCCCAATCCAGTTAGCGGTGTGCTGTGCGCTACgctaaataataacaagtaaaaaggcgttaagttcggccgggcggaactttggatacccaccacctcgggtatatatgcaaaccacctttcgtcataatccggtgaaaaaatgcataatttatgcccctatagcagctatatcgaaatatagtccgatttggaccgaattcgacacgtatattgagagctctaataagtacaagtcatttttcaatttcgtagaagaaagtattggtccttttggtagacatatccaaatacagaccgatctgaaccatatacgatacggatgtcgaaaagccttaagattataaatgtgcttttttgtgaggccaagactttaaatcgagagatcggtctatatggcagctatatgcaaatctgaaccgatctgggtcaaattgcagaaagttattgaagagcctaacgcaactcactgtcccaaatttcggcgaaatcggacaattcatgcgccttttatggacccaaaactttatatcaagagatcggtcaatatggcagctatatccaaatctgagccgatttgggCCGAATTGTAGAGGACTGTTGGAGGGCTCAAGAAAACTccctgtcgcaaatttcggcgaaatcggacaataaatgcgccttttatggatctaaaaccttaaatcgagagatcggtcaatatggcagctatatccaaatctgagccgatctgggccgaattgtaGAGGACTGTTGGAGGGACCAAGAAAACTccctgtcgcaaatttcggcgaaatcggacaataaatgcgccttttatggatctaacagtttaaatcgagagatcggtctatatggcagctatatccaaatctagaccgatctgcaccaactTGCagtagtatgtcgaggggcctaacacaacttactgtcccaaattttggcaaaatcgggtaataaatgcgccttttatgggcccaggaccttatatcga
This Stomoxys calcitrans chromosome 2, idStoCalc2.1, whole genome shotgun sequence DNA region includes the following protein-coding sequences:
- the LOC106081490 gene encoding organic cation transporter protein produces the protein MDFNQVLEKCGNFGRYQWVLLMLYGCTNILSSMHYFSQTLISFTPEHWCYHPQLANKSFEDIDKIYRQFTKPHCTLLEKFDEESGIAVPAKDGGECREWFYRRQDGYESITTELNWVCDDAFRNAVGQSFYYVGAVVGTIGFGCLADRIGRLPALLMTTMTGALGDFLTSFVGNVTFYAISRFISGLSTDTFYMLMFILVFEYLSPKKRTFGLNIVPAFCYCTGLMLSPWFALWVQTWRKYLLVASVPALLVLTYPLLACESANWLLTRRKYERAVKCLKHVAKFNGRQVEEKVFEEFVKFYKQKIEVEDEKLKSSNDTFWRMFRTPRLRKFTIILLVKSGIVTMAFDIISRNMEGLGSSPFKLFSYTAISSIPGGLTIIAFQNIIGRKGMASLSLLVGGIITAITGFLIAFMDAKSNFVLLGIMVGLGRYGAVVAHDAEVQYCAEIIPTSVRGRGVANIHVVGYACSFLNSYVIYLATFYRPLPAIFISSIMFMGAALCLCLPETLNTKLPETLSDGEVFGLDQKWYYFPCWSRNRKNSKMSTHL